Proteins encoded in a region of the Streptomyces sp. NBC_01298 genome:
- the pip gene encoding prolyl aminopeptidase yields the protein MTELYPPLEPYDRGMLDVGDGNAVYWEVCGNPDGKPALVVHGGPGSGCTENARRLFDPARYRVVLFDQRGCGRSTPHASDPATDMRHNTTGHLVADMERLREHLGIDRWLLYGGSWGSTLILAYAERHPERVSEIVIAAVTTTRRSEIDWLYRGAGRFFPEQWERFVAGSGVARGGDLVGAYARLAADPDEEVRAKATADWCAWEDAVLSGETKGASQPYTGRPPAARIALVRICSHYFAHGAWLEEGELLRGAHRLAGIPGVLIHGRLDMAGPLGTAWELFRAWPGAELTVVEEAGHTGGSTTLDHVLGALDRFADPDRLAAGDRLAAGG from the coding sequence GTGACAGAGCTCTACCCGCCGCTCGAGCCCTACGACCGGGGGATGCTCGACGTCGGTGACGGGAACGCCGTCTACTGGGAGGTCTGCGGCAATCCGGACGGGAAGCCCGCGCTCGTGGTCCACGGCGGTCCGGGGTCGGGGTGCACCGAGAACGCCCGTCGGCTCTTCGATCCGGCACGCTACCGGGTGGTCCTGTTCGACCAGCGGGGCTGCGGCCGCAGCACCCCGCACGCGAGCGATCCGGCGACCGACATGCGGCACAACACCACCGGCCACCTGGTCGCCGACATGGAGCGGCTGCGCGAACACCTCGGCATCGACCGCTGGCTGCTGTACGGCGGCTCGTGGGGCTCCACCCTGATCCTGGCGTACGCCGAGCGGCACCCGGAGCGGGTCTCCGAGATCGTCATCGCGGCCGTCACCACCACCCGGCGCTCGGAGATCGACTGGCTCTACCGCGGCGCCGGCCGGTTCTTCCCCGAGCAGTGGGAGCGCTTCGTCGCCGGATCCGGCGTCGCGCGGGGCGGCGACCTCGTCGGGGCCTACGCGCGCCTGGCCGCCGATCCCGACGAGGAGGTGCGGGCGAAGGCCACGGCGGACTGGTGCGCCTGGGAGGACGCGGTGCTGTCCGGCGAGACGAAGGGCGCCTCCCAGCCGTACACCGGCCGGCCGCCCGCGGCCCGGATCGCCCTCGTCCGCATCTGCTCGCACTACTTCGCGCACGGTGCGTGGCTGGAGGAGGGCGAACTGCTGCGCGGTGCCCACCGGCTGGCCGGGATCCCAGGCGTCTTGATCCACGGCCGGCTCGACATGGCCGGCCCCCTCGGCACGGCCTGGGAACTGTTCCGTGCCTGGCCCGGCGCGGAGTTGACCGTGGTGGAGGAGGCTGGACACACGGGTGGATCGACCACCCTGGACCATGTGCTCGGCGCCCTCGACCGGTTCGCGGACCCCGACCGGCTCGCGGCCGGCGACCGGCTCGCGGCCGGCGGCTGA
- a CDS encoding rodlin, with product MLKKFMATAAATAAVLGAGAAVASPAMAIGNDNGVNTVNGNGSSQVFGNQETDGAMSPQLSAIQGSVNKLCVGLPAKVNAQSILALINVGVQDIPIASNPQNQQCAENSTQAKGDETASHILDNIPVLSGNLSAGS from the coding sequence ATGCTCAAGAAGTTCATGGCCACCGCAGCCGCCACCGCCGCCGTTCTGGGTGCCGGTGCCGCCGTAGCCTCCCCGGCGATGGCGATCGGCAACGACAACGGCGTCAACACGGTCAACGGCAACGGCTCCTCGCAGGTCTTCGGAAACCAGGAGACCGACGGCGCCATGAGCCCGCAGCTGTCCGCCATCCAGGGCTCCGTGAACAAGCTCTGCGTCGGCCTGCCCGCGAAGGTCAACGCCCAGTCGATCCTGGCGCTGATCAACGTCGGCGTCCAGGACATCCCGATCGCGTCCAACCCGCAGAACCAGCAGTGCGCCGAGAACTCCACCCAGGCCAAGGGTGACGAGACCGCCTCGCACATCCTGGACAACATCCCGGTCCTCTCCGGCAACCTCTCCGCCGGTAGCTGA
- a CDS encoding helix-turn-helix transcriptional regulator codes for MGVATGHADTTGGHPPVGHGELIKAVDRALTTHGRVLLTGPAGSGKTEVLRALTAAAALRHETVLGLAPGATDRWIPEASAAALLASVPAAALDSLSGPQRTAIALLRREADAPRAGRDHVALRLAVVEVLRTLAARGPVLLALDNAQWLDAESTDLLRFALRLTPPRVRVLAAECVQGGAPLCEPLCGPDTPQIRVPPLGTDEVAELLVRRGLPARLAGRIHQASGGNPRLALALGHSLAEAAGSREGGAHHADPLPVSGQAREVARRLLGVVPAQARRTLLFAALAARPTTALLRRAGRPDAEAELAVAERAALLTVEEDGTIRFIAGALPTALAADAGWPERAAGHAALAAAVDDPVQAVRHRALAVDAPDEVLAAEITEAAASCRRRGQRAQAAELGLLAADRTPGHLPAEELARLVGAAEDAGWAGRADLARRATRAVLARDASPADRVRARLAVIDAEGQALGSLDETFAHAVADAEGDPALQAAIRLRLAWKHNLSDGDPVLSRDAAAQAGVLARSGGDQVAEAMALTVRARMGRILGDPDAEEILAEALALPAPDVPLGMRNAPQYLAVRHALFDDRLADAGRQLLVLLPAVRRTGSAEDVFEVLRSLTEVELRRGRCAAATAHARDALRLTVEAGLSPGPAWYVAAMAEAMGGGFPRAAGYARRGIQASEEEHDQIFLSRGLYVLGLVELATGEAAKAVATLRRVAELEAAQQVVDPSILRWHGELAEALVAADAPDEAAELQARVRTTALGLGRTSVIAALDRARGLCLSAHGEAEAAVALLEDTAERFAGLELPLERARTLLALARVERRRRRRAPARAALAAAAEAFARAGATPWAELAREPSPSGGESGGGGARPLAALTEAETRLAVLVAQGASNQEAAAKLFVSVKTVEARLTRIYQKLDVRSRAQLATTLRVR; via the coding sequence GTGGGGGTGGCGACGGGGCACGCTGACACGACGGGCGGACACCCGCCCGTCGGACACGGCGAACTGATCAAGGCGGTCGACCGCGCGCTGACCACGCACGGACGCGTCCTGCTCACCGGACCCGCGGGCTCCGGCAAGACCGAGGTGCTGCGCGCCCTCACCGCAGCCGCCGCCCTGCGTCACGAGACCGTGCTGGGCCTCGCTCCCGGAGCGACCGACCGGTGGATCCCCGAAGCCTCCGCCGCCGCCCTCCTCGCCTCCGTGCCCGCCGCCGCGCTGGACAGCCTCTCCGGACCGCAGCGCACCGCCATCGCCCTCCTGCGCCGCGAAGCCGACGCGCCACGGGCCGGGCGGGACCACGTCGCCCTGCGCCTCGCCGTCGTCGAGGTGCTGCGCACCCTCGCCGCCCGCGGACCCGTCCTGCTCGCCCTCGACAACGCCCAGTGGCTCGACGCGGAGAGCACCGACCTGCTCCGCTTCGCCCTGCGCCTGACCCCGCCCCGGGTCCGGGTCCTCGCCGCCGAGTGCGTCCAGGGCGGAGCCCCGCTCTGCGAGCCCCTCTGCGGACCGGACACCCCGCAGATACGGGTCCCCCCGCTCGGCACCGACGAGGTCGCCGAACTGCTGGTGCGCCGCGGGCTCCCGGCCCGCCTCGCCGGCCGGATCCACCAGGCCAGCGGAGGCAACCCGCGCCTCGCCCTGGCCCTGGGCCACTCCCTCGCCGAAGCCGCCGGCTCCCGCGAGGGCGGCGCCCACCACGCCGATCCGCTGCCCGTCTCCGGCCAGGCCCGCGAGGTGGCCCGCCGTCTGCTCGGCGTCGTCCCCGCCCAGGCCCGGCGCACCCTGCTGTTCGCCGCCCTCGCCGCCCGACCCACCACCGCGCTGCTGCGCCGGGCGGGCCGGCCCGACGCGGAGGCCGAGCTCGCCGTGGCCGAACGGGCCGCGCTGCTCACCGTGGAGGAGGACGGCACCATCCGGTTCATCGCCGGGGCCCTGCCGACGGCGCTGGCCGCCGACGCGGGCTGGCCCGAACGCGCCGCCGGACACGCCGCGCTGGCCGCCGCCGTCGACGATCCGGTCCAGGCCGTACGCCACCGCGCGCTGGCCGTGGACGCCCCCGACGAGGTGCTCGCCGCCGAGATCACCGAGGCCGCCGCTTCCTGCAGACGCCGGGGCCAGCGGGCCCAGGCCGCCGAGCTCGGGCTGCTCGCCGCAGACCGGACCCCGGGCCACCTGCCCGCCGAGGAACTCGCCCGGCTCGTCGGCGCCGCCGAGGACGCGGGCTGGGCCGGCCGCGCCGACCTGGCCCGCCGCGCCACCCGCGCCGTGCTCGCCCGCGACGCCTCGCCCGCGGACCGGGTGCGGGCGCGCCTCGCCGTCATCGACGCGGAGGGGCAGGCCCTGGGCTCCCTCGACGAGACCTTCGCGCACGCCGTGGCCGACGCCGAGGGAGACCCCGCCCTGCAGGCCGCCATCCGGCTGAGGCTCGCCTGGAAGCACAACCTCAGCGACGGGGACCCCGTCCTGTCCCGGGACGCCGCGGCGCAGGCCGGCGTACTGGCCCGCAGTGGGGGCGACCAGGTCGCGGAGGCCATGGCGCTGACCGTGCGGGCCCGGATGGGCCGCATCCTCGGCGATCCGGACGCCGAGGAGATCCTCGCCGAGGCCCTCGCCCTGCCCGCTCCCGACGTGCCGCTCGGCATGCGCAACGCCCCGCAGTACCTCGCCGTCCGCCACGCGCTCTTCGACGACCGGCTCGCCGACGCCGGACGCCAGCTCCTCGTCCTGCTGCCCGCGGTGCGGCGCACCGGCTCCGCCGAGGACGTCTTCGAAGTCCTGCGCAGCCTCACCGAAGTGGAGCTGCGCCGGGGCAGGTGCGCGGCCGCCACGGCGCACGCCCGCGACGCCCTGCGGCTGACCGTGGAGGCGGGGCTCTCGCCCGGCCCCGCCTGGTACGTCGCCGCGATGGCCGAGGCCATGGGCGGCGGCTTCCCGCGCGCCGCCGGATACGCCCGGCGCGGGATCCAGGCCTCCGAGGAGGAGCACGACCAGATCTTCCTGTCCCGCGGCCTGTACGTGCTCGGCCTGGTCGAGCTGGCCACGGGCGAGGCCGCGAAGGCCGTCGCCACCCTGCGCCGGGTGGCCGAACTGGAGGCGGCCCAGCAGGTGGTCGACCCCTCGATCCTGCGCTGGCACGGAGAACTGGCCGAAGCCCTGGTCGCCGCCGACGCGCCCGACGAAGCCGCCGAGCTGCAGGCCCGGGTCCGTACGACGGCCCTCGGGCTCGGCCGCACCAGCGTGATCGCCGCCCTCGACCGGGCCCGGGGGCTGTGCCTGTCCGCGCACGGCGAGGCCGAGGCGGCCGTCGCCCTGCTGGAGGACACCGCCGAGCGCTTCGCCGGCCTCGAACTGCCCCTGGAGCGGGCCCGTACGCTGCTCGCCCTCGCCCGGGTGGAGCGCCGCCGCCGCCGGCGCGCGCCGGCCCGCGCCGCCCTGGCGGCGGCCGCCGAGGCCTTCGCCCGGGCCGGCGCCACCCCGTGGGCGGAGCTCGCCCGGGAGCCTTCCCCGTCCGGGGGCGAGAGCGGTGGCGGCGGGGCCCGGCCGCTCGCCGCCCTCACGGAGGCGGAGACCCGCCTCGCGGTGCTGGTGGCCCAGGGCGCCAGCAACCAGGAGGCGGCCGCGAAGCTCTTCGTCAGCGTGAAGACCGTGGAGGCCAGGCTGACCCGGATCTACCAGAAGCTCGACGTCCGCTCCCGGGCGCAGCTGGCCACCACGCTGCGCGTGCGCTGA
- a CDS encoding S8 family peptidase yields the protein MSVTLLAGTATTSLALTAADPAPGSQTLQAAGAPTAAAPAENLIVGYKTTAAEAGSNSAAAADVAAKGKKASKKAKFERRLGTGAALVTLGTPADAAAVMAQFRADPDVAYVEPDSRAYALAVTPNDTEYAKQWDLFEPTAGMNVPAAWDTTTGSGVTVAVIDTGYVAHSDVAPNVVAGYDFISSSTAARDGNGRDNNPADQGDWSAAGECGTGSTASNSSWHGTHVAGTIAAATGNSKGVAGIAYGAKIQPVRVLGKCGGATSDIVDAITWASGGSVSGIPANATPAKVINMSLGGSGACTATYQNAINAAVGRGTTVVVAAGNSNANASGFSPASCNNVINVASTNRTGDRSFYSNYGTIIDVSAPGGETRRATDTPGTVTTPENGILSTLNDGATTPGAEIYKPYQGTSMAAPHIAGLAALVVAAKPSLTPAQVESAIKTNARPLAGTCTGGCGTGLADAAATVAAVTSTPTTPFFENTADFAIADNATVDSPLTVSGVTGNAPATLKVGVNIVHTYIGDLKVDLVAPDGTVYTLHNRAGGSADNINQTYTVNASSEVANGTWKLRVNDNAGGDTGKIDSWSLGF from the coding sequence ATGTCCGTCACCCTGCTCGCCGGCACCGCCACCACCTCCCTGGCGCTGACCGCCGCGGACCCCGCCCCCGGCTCGCAGACCCTGCAGGCCGCCGGCGCCCCCACCGCCGCGGCCCCCGCCGAGAACCTCATCGTCGGGTACAAGACCACGGCCGCCGAGGCCGGTTCCAACTCCGCCGCCGCCGCCGACGTGGCGGCCAAGGGCAAGAAGGCCTCGAAGAAGGCGAAGTTCGAGCGCCGCCTCGGCACCGGAGCCGCCCTCGTCACCCTCGGTACCCCGGCCGACGCGGCCGCCGTCATGGCCCAGTTCCGCGCCGACCCCGACGTCGCCTACGTCGAGCCCGACTCCCGCGCCTACGCACTCGCCGTCACCCCCAACGACACCGAGTACGCCAAGCAGTGGGACCTCTTCGAGCCCACCGCGGGCATGAACGTTCCGGCGGCCTGGGACACGACCACCGGTTCCGGCGTCACGGTCGCCGTGATCGACACCGGCTACGTGGCCCACTCCGACGTGGCCCCGAACGTCGTGGCCGGCTACGACTTCATCTCCAGCTCCACCGCCGCCCGCGACGGGAACGGCCGTGACAACAACCCGGCCGACCAGGGCGACTGGAGCGCCGCCGGCGAATGCGGCACCGGCTCGACGGCCAGCAACTCCTCCTGGCACGGCACCCACGTGGCCGGCACCATCGCGGCCGCCACCGGCAACTCCAAGGGCGTCGCGGGCATCGCGTACGGCGCGAAGATCCAGCCCGTCCGCGTGCTCGGCAAGTGCGGCGGCGCCACCTCGGACATCGTCGACGCCATCACCTGGGCCTCCGGCGGCTCCGTCTCGGGCATCCCGGCGAACGCCACCCCCGCCAAGGTCATCAACATGTCGCTCGGCGGCTCGGGCGCCTGCACCGCGACCTACCAGAACGCGATCAACGCGGCCGTCGGCCGTGGCACCACCGTCGTGGTGGCCGCGGGCAACAGCAACGCGAACGCGTCCGGCTTCTCGCCCGCCAGCTGCAACAACGTGATCAACGTGGCCTCCACCAACCGCACCGGAGACCGCTCCTTCTACTCCAACTACGGCACGATCATCGACGTGTCCGCCCCGGGCGGTGAGACCCGCCGCGCCACCGACACGCCCGGCACCGTCACCACCCCGGAGAACGGCATCCTCTCCACCCTGAACGACGGCGCCACCACCCCCGGCGCCGAGATCTACAAGCCGTACCAGGGCACCAGCATGGCCGCCCCGCACATCGCGGGTCTCGCCGCGCTCGTCGTCGCCGCCAAGCCCTCGCTCACCCCGGCGCAGGTCGAGTCGGCCATCAAGACGAACGCCCGTCCGCTGGCCGGCACCTGCACCGGCGGCTGCGGCACCGGTCTCGCCGACGCCGCCGCGACCGTGGCGGCCGTGACCTCCACGCCCACCACCCCGTTCTTCGAGAACACCGCGGACTTCGCCATCGCCGACAACGCCACGGTGGACAGCCCCCTCACCGTCAGCGGGGTCACCGGCAACGCCCCGGCCACCCTGAAGGTCGGCGTGAACATCGTCCACACCTACATCGGTGACCTCAAGGTCGATCTGGTCGCCCCCGACGGCACCGTGTACACGCTCCACAACCGCGCCGGCGGCAGCGCCGACAACATCAACCAGACCTACACCGTCAACGCCTCCTCCGAGGTCGCGAACGGCACCTGGAAGCTGCGCGTGAACGACAACGCCGGTGGCGACACCGGCAAGATCGACTCCTGGAGCCTCGGCTTCTGA
- a CDS encoding glycoside hydrolase family 19 protein: MRRRALSLAATATVTLGIAIALPSSPAAAAPACAGAWATSAVYTGGATASYGGHNWLAKWWTQGETPGTTGQWGVWSDQGVCGGGGTPNPDPTTPNPSGFVVSEAQFNQMFPNRNPFYTYNGLVAALSAYPAFATTGDDTVKRREAAAFLANVSHETGGLVHIVEQNTANYPHYCDANQPYGCPAGQAAYYGRGPIQLSWNYNYKAAGDALGINLLANPYLVEQDPAVAMKTALWYWNTQNGPGTMTAHAAMVNGAGFGETIRSINGALECNGGNPAQVQSRINSYQGFVQILGVTPGNNLSC, encoded by the coding sequence CTGCGCCGCCGCGCACTGTCGCTGGCCGCCACCGCCACCGTCACCCTCGGCATCGCGATCGCCCTCCCCTCCTCCCCCGCCGCCGCGGCTCCCGCCTGCGCCGGCGCGTGGGCGACCTCCGCCGTCTACACCGGCGGCGCGACCGCCTCGTACGGCGGCCACAACTGGCTGGCCAAGTGGTGGACCCAGGGCGAGACCCCCGGCACCACCGGCCAGTGGGGCGTCTGGTCGGACCAGGGCGTCTGCGGCGGGGGTGGAACCCCGAACCCGGACCCGACCACCCCCAACCCGTCCGGATTCGTGGTCAGCGAGGCCCAGTTCAACCAGATGTTCCCGAACCGGAACCCGTTCTACACCTACAACGGACTGGTCGCGGCCCTGTCGGCCTACCCCGCCTTCGCCACCACCGGCGACGACACCGTCAAGCGGCGCGAAGCGGCCGCCTTCCTGGCCAACGTCTCGCACGAGACCGGCGGGCTGGTCCACATCGTCGAGCAGAACACCGCCAACTATCCGCACTACTGCGACGCGAACCAGCCCTACGGCTGTCCCGCCGGGCAGGCCGCGTACTACGGCCGCGGGCCCATCCAGCTGAGCTGGAACTACAACTACAAGGCGGCGGGCGACGCCCTGGGCATCAACCTCCTGGCCAACCCGTACCTCGTGGAGCAGGACCCGGCCGTCGCGATGAAGACGGCCCTCTGGTACTGGAACACGCAGAACGGCCCGGGCACCATGACCGCCCACGCCGCCATGGTCAACGGCGCGGGCTTCGGCGAGACCATCCGCTCCATCAACGGCGCCCTGGAGTGCAACGGCGGCAACCCGGCGCAGGTGCAGAGCCGGATCAACTCCTACCAGGGCTTCGTCCAGATCCTCGGCGTGACCCCGGGGAACAACCTGAGCTGCTAG